Genomic segment of Apium graveolens cultivar Ventura chromosome 7, ASM990537v1, whole genome shotgun sequence:
TGAGGATAGTGATGATTTTGATAGCCTCGCGGAGATTGAGCCCCTTGGTGAAGCACCTGAGGTTGAGGAGACTCAGAAGAACAAGCGTCTCCGGACTCATGGCTCCAAATCACCCGGGGTGGGTAAATCACAAACTTTCCTGGGTACTGAATCACTCTAAGATGAGGGGAATAGTTTAGAGCAAGGAGGTCCGGGTAGGAGCCGTCCGGGACTTGAAGAGCGAGTAGCCCGGTTCATGGCTGAGATCCCTACTGAGTCTGAGTGGCGGAAGATGAACAGGGCCGACTTTGATGCTGTGATGAAAGATTGCATAAGGCTCTGGGGTCAGGTATGGTCCTTTTGTATTCCTTTTGTTTGCGTTAGCTTTTTCTTTGACTTTTTCTTAAATCTGTTTTCTTTGCTTATAACTTGGGGCTTCTATGGCCGGGGCGGCTGCTATCTCCTACTCCGAACTCAAGCATCTCCGGAAGGTTGTTGCTAATAAGAACAAGGAGTTTGTGGAGCTTAAGGATGATATTTCTACTAAGGGTATTTCCCTCTCCAGGTTGAACAAGCATCTAAACGATGTGACAACTCAGGCTGAGACTGCTGAGAAAGATGTCGGGGAGTTGAGATCTGAATTAGCTGAGCTCCGGAAGTAGTTTGCATCGATGAAGTCGGAGGCCGAGATCATAGAGGCTTATAAGAAATCCGAGGAGTATGATAGGGCCATTGCTAGTGCTGGTGCCCCGGAGGTTGCTCGTTGCCGGGTTGTTGCTAAAAGACACATTAAGAATGATCCAGAGGCTGACTTTGGGAGCTTCTTCCAGGAGTTCATAAAGGCTAGGAAGAATATTGAGGCATGACTCGGAGAGCCGGAATCCTTTGACGGTCCATGCCCAAGCTTCCTTCCCGAAAATGCTCTGGATTCTTAGGTTAATTATTGTAACCTTGAACTATTTATATTTGACTTAATCATTCTTTTGTAAACTTAATGTTATTGTTTTGTACTCTTTGTTTGACCTCGATTTGGTCCGGATTCTgttattttatttcttttttatCATTTATATGCGTCCTGCTGTATTGCTTTTTTTCTTAGTGAATATTTCTAAGTACTAAATAATATGGCTAGTCCAGGTTCAAGTATGGCCACGGACTGGATTAGCTTTTTATCTTGGAAAAACATTTCTAAGTATGAAATAATTTTACAAGTCCGGGTTCAAGCATGGCCCCGGACTGGGATTGATTTTTGCCTTAAAAAATATTTCTAAGTACATAATCTTGTTGCTAGTCCGGGTTGAAGTATGGGCCTGGACCGAGATTGCTTTTGCCGTAGAAAAATATTTCTAAGTATGAAATAATTCTGCAAGTCCGGGTTCAAGCATGGCCCCAGACTGGGATTATTTTTTGCCTGAGAAATATATTTCTAAATATGTAGTGATTGTGCTATTCGGGTTCAAGCATGGTATGGCCCCGGACTGGGACTATTATTTTCCTTAGAAAAATATTTCTAAGTATAAAATGATTGTGCCAGTCCGGGTTCAAGCATGGCCCCGGACTGGGATTGCTTGTATAAAATTTTGAAGTTAAAATGAGAAATTTTTTCATTAATTTCAAATTTGCTTCATACAAGATGTGTAGTAATAAAGTGGTTGCTTTCTATAGGTTACAAGTTTTTGGTTGTTGTGGTTGCTTTTTCTTTGCTACTGGTAAACCTTTCGAAGCCTGAGTCCATGCCAGGTGTTGGGAACCTTGACGTCACCATATTCATTAGTTTGTAAGTTCCCGGTCTCAAGACTTCTTTCaccttatatggcccttcccaTTTAGGCATGAGCTTCCCGATGTTGGTGGGATCTGAGGCCTCTATATGACGAAGTACCAAGTCTCCAAATTGAAAGTTCTTGACCTTGGACTTCTTGCTGAAATGCTCCTCCATTTTTTTCTTGTATTTTTTCTTGTATTTTTTCATCCTTGTTATTGCTTGGTCCCGGACTTCATCAATTAACTCAATGTTTGTTCCGGGTCCCTCCTCGTTAGCTATTTCATCGAAGTTTATTGCTTTGTGAGAAGGGGATCCCACCTCGATTGACAGCATTGCCTCTGTTCCGTAAGTTAGCTTGAAAGGAGTTTATCCTGTGCTCGTCTAGGGACTAGTCCTGTAGGACCATAACACATTGGGCAACTCTACTGGCTATTTGCTCTTGCTTTCTTTGAGTCTCTTCTTGATGCTTCGGAGCATGATTCTGTTTATGACTTCTACTTGTCCATTCCCCTAGGGGTATACTACTGAAGATTTTTTATGTTTGATCCTACGCTCTTGAAGATAGAATTCAAATTTTGATCCGATAAACTGTGGCCCTTTGTCTGATACTAGGACTCTCGGGatccgaacctcatcaaaatgttgTCCATAAACTTTATACAGTCTTACTGGTTGATGATCCTCATTTACTTCACTTCTACCCATATAGTCATATATTCGATTAAAATCAATAGATATCTCAAATCTCCTCTAGCCCAGGtaaagggtcccatgatatctTTACCCCAAACAACAAAGGGGATCAGAAATAGGACTGAGGAGGATGGGACTGGGCTGAGCCGGGacacattgctgaagagttggcattACTTGCATTTTTCACGAACTCTACTGCATCTTGGTGAATGGTGGGCCAGTAATAGCCTTGTCTTATGATCCTGTGATCCAGATCTTTCGCAGGCATATGATCTCTGCATATTCTTTCATGAACCTCCATCAAACAATAATTGGCTTTTTCCGGGCCGATGCATTTCAGGGTAGAGGAGGAGAAGGTTCGGCGATAATGTAGTACTTCCTCCAGAAAAAATTAGTTGCCTTAGCTTTTAACCTTTGAGCTTTTCCTTTGTCTTCTAGAAGTTTTCTTTTTTCCAAGTAGTTAAAAAATGAGTCATCCAGTTCGGGGTGTTGTCTATCTCCAAGACTTTTTCAGTTTCAATTGATGGCCTTTGCAATTCTTCAAACTAAATAGAGAAATCTAGGTCTAATGATTTCTTGATTAGTTTGGATAGAGTGTTAGCATCTGCATTCTCTTCTCGACAGATTTGTAGGACTTGGTGTCGAGGTATTAAGGTAAGGTAGCTTTGAACCAAGGCTTGATACTTGGCTAGTGTAGGATCATTTGATATGTACTCTTCGTTTGTTTGCTTAACAACGATATGGGAGTCGCTATAGATGTTTAAGTCCTGAACTCTGAGAGTCCTATAGAGTCTCAGTGCTGCAACCAGTGCTTCATACTCCGCTCAGTTGTTTATTGCCGGGAAGCCAAATGATATTACAGTTTTGATCAAGAAGCCTTCAGAGCTCTTCAAGATGAGTCCGGCTCCTGACCTTTCATTTATCAAAGATCTATTTACTTTCAGAATCCAGGTTCCGGGATTTAGAGTTTTGTTGCTTTCGGGGTCAATGTTCATGGGTTCTGGCTCTGCTGCCGGAaagttgcattcgattatgaaGTCAGCAAGTGCCTGTGCCTTTATAGCAGTCCTGGGAATGAAGCTTAGGTTGAACTGACTTAGCTCTACTGCCCAATTAATAAGCCTCCCTGAGATGTCTGGTTTATGTATTATTGTCCTCAAGGGCTGATTGGTGACGACCCGGATCTTCCTTCCTTTAAAGTAGTGTCTGAGTTTTCTCGATGTTGTGACTAAGGTAAAGATGAATTTTTTCAAACTTGGGTATCTAGTCTCCGCATCCTTCAGTACTTGGATTACGTAGTAAACTGGTGACAAGTAGAGGTATAGAGGTTCTTCGGGTTGTGCAttagttaggactggtggctgCGAGAGATATCCCTTGATTTTTTTGAATGTTCTCTGGCACTTTAGACTCCAATTCACTTCTTTCTTGTTGTTGGTTCCTTTCGGTAAATCAAAGAAGGATAAACATCTTTCTTCTAGCTTTGACGCAAACCTTTTGAGTGCTGCTAGTgaccctgctagcttctgcacatcctTCTGGGTCCGGGGAGCCTTCATTTCTTGGATTACCTTTATTTTCTCAGGATTGGCTTCAATCCCTtggttgcttatcatgaatcaTAGAAACTTTCCTGCTCCAACTCGGAAGGTACATTTCTCTGGATTCATTTTGAGTTCATGTTTTCTTAAATTATCAAAACATTCCTTAAGATCTTGAATGTGTACCTGAAAATTGTTGACTTTGCGATCATATCATCAACGTAAGACTCCAAGTTTCTTCCGAGCTGGGacttgaaaattttgttcattAATCTTTGATAGGTTGATCGTGCATTCGTCAATCTGAATGGTAACATGATATAAGTGTAGACTGCTCTGTGGGTAATGAATTCTTTTTTTGGGATGTCCTTTGGATTCATCTTGATTTGGTTGTACCCGGAGAAGgcatccatgaagcttagcattTATGTGTCCGGACGTGGCAACTATTAGTTGATCAATATTTGGAAAAAGGTAAGgatcctttgggcatgcatcattcaggtcGGTGCAGTTCACACACATTATCCACTTTCCACTTGACTTGTTCACCATGACCATATTTGCCAACCATTTTGGGTATTTGATTTGACGTATAATCCCTGCTTCAAGCAACTTCTTTACTTCTTCGGTTATCGCCTTTTACCTTTTCGAGGTGAAGTTTCTTCTTTTCTGCTTGACCCACTTTCTGTTCGGGTTGACATCCAAGCTGGCATTTTTATTGATTCTTGCAACCCCGGCATATCTCTTGTACTCTAGGAGAATATATTGACATACTCCCGGAGTAGTGATATCAGTTCTTCTCTGAAAAATGTTTCAAGTCTGGACCCTATTTTCACCATCATGGTAGTACTACTCTCATTAATTGGAATTTCTTCTGCCTCTACTGCGGCCTCAATCTTTGCTTGGTCCTGGGTTGAGACCATTTGGTGTATCCGGGCTTCAGCATTCTTTTTCAAGTAGGAGTGAGCCTGGGTTGATTCTCTTCCTTTGCTGCTTTCCTTAGTTTGCTTGTTTCAATATTGTTTGCTTGCATAGTAGTATTCCCCTGGCCTGGGACCGAGTCTGCCTCAATCACTGCCATGAATTGCTTGTTTTTTGGTTCTCCTAAACCTAGTTTGGTTTCCTTCAGATCTGATTTGGATTCAATGACTTGTACCTTTTTTCTAAATTCTTCCCTTGATTAGGGGCGATGTTTTTTGTTGCTTTACTACTTTCGAAGGACTGTAGCCTTCCTCTTATTGTCTTGTGAGTTTTTGCCATTATCAAGGCTTGACTGTAGCACCTCTCATCTATTACATAATCTCCTCTGACTTCTCCGACTCCAGTCGGGGTTGAGAACTTGATTTTAAGgtgtgtaagtcatatgtcatagcctatttgtatattcgaggattcaactcaactcaaataagaatgtaataagtaaatagtggatcgaccgtcagagagatctcgcaaagtaatatctgtcaaaggattcagagataatgttcatctacagacttgaggagttaattcactggaagaagttcaagaagttgatcatgcctcagtgatataaatcaagatcgtggatttaatcaagtgacagagatctcgtcagggtatcaataaattacaaggatttaatctgaagaaaatcaaagtgtcagagtcaagacatgaagaaacgtcacgaaagctagtcactcatgaaccagacagtacatcgagtgtcaacgttgaagtggtggaattgattcataattttcagtgattttcagaagatttgcagaagaatggttgctgctcaagactagaattaattctctattaattaattaagtcatctaatttaattaagaaaataaattatatctgcaaagaataatttatttattaattgaattaattgattaattaattctgaattaattctaggaattttaggaattttcagaagcttaattggattaaattcaagcattaaatcagcaagacaattgaaaatgaactagcatgacaatcaggattgtcataccgattgtcatgctaggccattttccattgtcataccg
This window contains:
- the LOC141673600 gene encoding uncharacterized protein LOC141673600, with amino-acid sequence MLSIEVGSPSHKAINFDEIANEEGPGTNIELIDEVRDQAITRMKKYKKKYKKKMEEHFSKKSKVKNFQFGDLVLRHIEASDPTNIGKLMPKWEGPYKVKEVLRPGTYKLMNMVTSRFPTPGMDSGFERFTSSKEKATTTTKNL